Proteins encoded in a region of the Streptomyces sp. NBC_01298 genome:
- a CDS encoding SDR family NAD(P)-dependent oxidoreductase, which produces MGARNERGNAMSFVILTGASSGIGAAAAVELTRLGHQVLATGHSEAKLQGVRQKMLAVAPESVSVPAPIPADLSRMKEVELLAEIVLDRHSHVDVLINNAGVQPSRRRVSDDGHELTLAVNHLAPFLLTKLLVERLRESGGRVVTTSSSTHTAGRIDREDLQMARRWSGRLAYGNSKLANILFTTELTRRTGLPATAVHPGSVRTDLNRDSPFVRWTKPFERFLLTTPEKGADTLVWLATDAEGGAPVAPYYADRRPAGTSDAARDQGLAAWLWETSEELVSVPRID; this is translated from the coding sequence ATGGGGGCCCGCAATGAGAGAGGCAATGCGATGAGTTTTGTGATCCTGACAGGGGCCAGTTCGGGAATCGGTGCCGCTGCGGCGGTGGAACTCACGAGGCTGGGGCATCAGGTACTGGCGACGGGTCACTCGGAGGCAAAACTCCAGGGGGTGCGCCAGAAGATGCTGGCGGTGGCTCCGGAGAGTGTTTCCGTACCCGCGCCGATACCGGCTGACCTGTCGAGGATGAAGGAAGTGGAACTGCTTGCGGAGATCGTGCTAGACCGGCATTCGCATGTGGATGTCCTCATCAACAACGCCGGAGTGCAGCCGAGCCGGCGGAGGGTCTCGGACGACGGGCACGAGCTGACCCTCGCCGTGAATCACCTGGCTCCGTTCCTGCTGACGAAACTGCTCGTAGAGCGACTGCGCGAGAGCGGTGGCCGGGTCGTAACCACCTCGTCGTCCACCCACACGGCCGGACGGATCGACCGGGAGGACCTCCAGATGGCCCGCCGGTGGAGCGGGCGGCTCGCCTACGGCAACTCGAAGCTGGCGAACATCCTCTTCACCACCGAGCTGACGCGGCGCACCGGACTGCCCGCCACGGCTGTCCACCCGGGTTCTGTCCGGACGGACCTGAACCGGGACTCGCCGTTCGTGCGCTGGACAAAGCCGTTCGAACGGTTTCTGCTGACGACGCCGGAGAAGGGCGCCGACACCCTGGTGTGGCTGGCCACCGACGCCGAAGGCGGGGCACCCGTCGCCCCGTACTACGCCGATCGCAGGCCGGCCGGGACGTCGGACGCGGCGCGTGACCAGGGGCTCGCGGCATGGCTGTGGGAGACGAGCGAGGAGCTGGTCAGCGTCCCGCGCATTGACTGA
- a CDS encoding zinc-dependent alcohol dehydrogenase, whose product MQALVFSSPGKAHVEQRDIPDPQSGEALVRISYNSVCGSDLSLFRGVWHGFQYPVVPGHEWAGTVVGVGRSEDSALVGANVTGDLTCSCGTCPPCERGTPVLCENLQELGFTRDGACSDYMTIPVGNLFRLPQTLPLRLASQVEPLAVALHAIHAIGLQPGERAAVLGAGGIGLMLMTAARHRGAEVTVVSEPVAERRIVAAERGARTVAAAGVGELVRLVEQNERLRPDVVFEASGYPSAVQEAMEIVRPGGRVCLVGYRVEETGPMSPNVATVKALTLRGILGPGGRFQEAIDLLDGKEVDVEFLLTHEFALTEFEHALDVALNRTEGNVRSVFRMA is encoded by the coding sequence ATGCAGGCATTGGTATTCTCTTCCCCGGGGAAAGCGCATGTGGAGCAGAGGGACATCCCCGACCCACAGTCCGGAGAAGCTCTCGTTCGGATTTCTTACAACTCCGTCTGCGGCAGTGACCTGTCACTGTTCCGCGGCGTATGGCACGGATTCCAGTACCCCGTGGTCCCCGGCCACGAGTGGGCGGGGACCGTGGTCGGCGTCGGCCGCTCGGAGGATTCGGCCCTCGTGGGGGCGAACGTCACCGGGGACCTGACCTGTAGCTGTGGCACGTGCCCGCCCTGCGAGCGGGGAACGCCGGTGCTGTGCGAGAACCTTCAGGAGCTCGGCTTCACCCGCGACGGCGCGTGCTCCGACTACATGACCATCCCCGTGGGCAACCTCTTCCGGCTGCCCCAGACACTGCCTCTGCGCCTGGCCAGCCAGGTGGAACCACTGGCGGTGGCGCTGCACGCGATCCATGCGATCGGCCTCCAACCCGGTGAACGCGCGGCCGTCCTCGGCGCGGGCGGCATCGGTCTGATGCTCATGACTGCTGCTCGGCACCGGGGCGCCGAGGTGACGGTCGTCTCGGAGCCGGTGGCAGAGCGGCGCATAGTGGCCGCGGAGCGCGGTGCGCGCACGGTGGCCGCGGCGGGCGTGGGCGAACTCGTCCGGCTCGTGGAGCAGAACGAACGTCTGCGCCCCGATGTGGTGTTCGAGGCATCCGGGTACCCCTCGGCTGTCCAGGAGGCGATGGAGATCGTGCGCCCCGGAGGCCGGGTCTGCCTGGTCGGCTACCGAGTAGAGGAGACCGGCCCGATGTCGCCGAACGTCGCCACCGTCAAGGCGCTGACCCTGCGTGGAATCCTCGGCCCGGGTGGCCGCTTTCAAGAGGCCATCGACCTGCTGGACGGCAAGGAGGTCGACGTGGAGTTCCTCCTGACCCATGAATTCGCGCTCACGGAGTTCGAGCACGCGCTGGACGTGGCCCTGAACCGTACCGAGGGCAACGTCCGTTCCGTATTCCGCATGGCCTGA
- a CDS encoding thioesterase II family protein, with the protein MLKPTTQGGDLVRERWMLQHSAPDGVSTAYVYTIPSPGSGAASHRDLAQGAPADLSLITVRLPGRESRFSEPLLLDMEAVVAECVENIGRHARDHSKPFLLLGDCSGAFIAYEVARRLERDGPASAGLGVLGQVAPGAWDTSSPMADLPGDRFRTALLEAEIVSADIAASPDRFAFFTPVLRADLRVVELYEWKPEPAPGFPVVVFVDKDADATEQENMRAWTGATRGMVEIVLFPEAEAGRVEVIGAELARLLSVSGC; encoded by the coding sequence TTGCTCAAGCCCACCACACAAGGAGGCGATCTCGTGCGTGAGCGCTGGATGCTGCAACATTCCGCGCCCGACGGGGTGTCGACGGCCTACGTCTACACCATTCCCTCGCCGGGGTCCGGCGCCGCTTCCCATCGCGACCTCGCCCAAGGCGCCCCGGCTGACCTGAGTCTCATCACCGTACGACTGCCCGGCCGCGAGAGCAGGTTCTCCGAACCGCTGCTCCTCGACATGGAGGCGGTCGTTGCCGAATGCGTGGAGAACATCGGACGGCACGCTCGCGACCACAGCAAGCCCTTTCTTCTGTTGGGGGACTGTTCTGGGGCGTTCATCGCCTATGAGGTGGCGCGGAGATTGGAACGTGACGGGCCCGCCTCGGCTGGGCTTGGTGTGCTCGGGCAGGTCGCCCCTGGCGCCTGGGACACGTCCTCACCCATGGCCGACTTGCCGGGTGATCGCTTCCGGACGGCGCTATTGGAAGCCGAGATCGTCTCGGCGGACATCGCGGCCAGCCCCGACAGGTTCGCGTTCTTCACACCGGTGCTGCGGGCCGACCTGAGGGTCGTCGAGTTGTACGAATGGAAACCGGAGCCGGCCCCAGGATTTCCGGTCGTCGTTTTTGTCGACAAGGATGCCGATGCGACGGAGCAAGAAAATATGCGGGCATGGACAGGGGCCACCCGCGGCATGGTAGAAATCGTTCTGTTCCCCGAGGCCGAAGCGGGTCGGGTCGAAGTCATTGGTGCTGAGCTCGCCAGACTGCTGAGCGTGAGTGGTTGTTGA
- a CDS encoding helix-turn-helix domain-containing protein, with protein MPERRFDASGFRSARVARGMTQAQVAAALGIKDPSVVSRYESGDASPPPEKLPRLAALVGERVDDLFPRPGLPTLADLRCDAGMAQKDTAAVTQTSSCSPVRAAEGGRRKLAPQYTAPLAEAYGVSVEELLAAEKRSFDEDAPAVPRPPKVEQPSGPHTIAKKIAVLLEGAARQERPTDAELADLGNARLGRKILNGPLVTSLRLGRAAHTTPEVLEALAAALDVPAMFFETGDAEVAAVVASLRSARIGLTAMAARGAEGEPQNAELMRWVADMFGGRPQSGSTSPPQTRS; from the coding sequence ATGCCCGAACGCCGCTTTGACGCCTCTGGGTTCCGTAGCGCGCGTGTCGCGAGGGGCATGACCCAGGCGCAGGTGGCTGCCGCACTCGGAATCAAGGACCCGTCCGTCGTCTCCCGCTACGAGAGCGGGGACGCGTCCCCGCCGCCGGAGAAGCTGCCTCGACTTGCGGCGCTGGTGGGTGAGCGGGTGGATGACCTGTTCCCGCGGCCCGGCCTTCCGACCCTTGCGGATCTCCGATGCGACGCCGGCATGGCACAGAAGGACACTGCGGCCGTCACACAGACCAGTTCATGCTCACCCGTGCGGGCGGCCGAAGGAGGACGGCGAAAACTAGCCCCTCAGTACACCGCCCCCCTGGCGGAAGCGTACGGCGTTAGCGTTGAGGAGCTCCTGGCCGCCGAGAAACGCTCCTTCGACGAGGACGCGCCGGCGGTGCCCCGGCCACCCAAGGTCGAGCAACCTAGCGGGCCGCACACCATCGCGAAAAAGATCGCCGTCCTACTCGAAGGCGCCGCCAGGCAGGAGCGCCCCACGGACGCTGAACTCGCCGACCTCGGAAACGCGCGGTTGGGGCGAAAGATCCTAAACGGCCCCCTCGTGACAAGCCTCCGTCTCGGCCGGGCAGCGCACACCACCCCCGAGGTTCTGGAGGCACTGGCGGCCGCGCTTGACGTCCCCGCCATGTTCTTCGAAACCGGCGACGCAGAAGTCGCGGCCGTCGTCGCGAGCCTGAGATCTGCACGCATAGGCCTTACTGCCATGGCCGCTCGGGGAGCTGAAGGTGAGCCCCAGAATGCTGAGCTCATGCGCTGGGTCGCCGACATGTTCGGGGGGAGACCTCAGAGTGGTAGCACCTCTCCTCCCCAGACCAGGAGCTGA
- a CDS encoding TIM barrel protein — MTYRQSFAWWSFTTDAENPALLDSAAEIGYQGVDFLPQDHWNRARDVGLELTIIDGHISLEVGFNDRANHTDLADEVRRNLELAVKAGVPGLAVNAGNRGAASDADAVGICAEGLAPLAAEAAAAGVTLLLEPLNSKVDHVGNQCDHTAWAASVVDAVASPGLRLLFDAYHMQLMEGDLLRTMETHLDRIAHVHTAGVPGRHDLDDRQEVNWRSIAHLLHDRGYGGYVAHEFIPRADPVAALRTAYAIFDEPMSAQL; from the coding sequence ATGACATACCGACAGAGCTTTGCCTGGTGGTCTTTCACCACGGATGCGGAGAATCCGGCACTTCTGGATTCTGCTGCCGAAATCGGCTACCAGGGAGTTGATTTCCTGCCCCAGGACCATTGGAACCGGGCGCGGGACGTGGGCCTCGAACTGACGATCATCGACGGCCACATCTCCTTGGAGGTCGGCTTTAACGACCGCGCCAATCACACCGACCTCGCCGACGAAGTTCGGCGAAATCTCGAACTGGCCGTGAAGGCGGGTGTTCCCGGGCTCGCGGTCAACGCCGGCAATCGGGGAGCCGCCTCGGACGCTGATGCTGTGGGCATCTGCGCCGAGGGGCTCGCACCGCTGGCGGCCGAGGCAGCTGCGGCTGGCGTGACGCTGCTGTTGGAACCACTGAACAGCAAGGTCGACCACGTGGGGAACCAGTGCGATCACACCGCCTGGGCGGCCTCGGTGGTCGACGCGGTAGCTTCCCCCGGCCTCCGGCTCTTGTTTGACGCGTACCACATGCAACTCATGGAGGGTGACCTCCTGCGCACCATGGAGACCCATCTGGACCGCATCGCTCACGTCCACACGGCGGGCGTGCCGGGCCGGCACGACCTCGACGATAGGCAGGAGGTCAACTGGCGGTCCATCGCCCACCTGTTGCACGATCGCGGCTACGGAGGTTACGTCGCCCACGAATTCATTCCGCGCGCCGACCCGGTGGCGGCGTTGCGCACCGCGTACGCGATCTTCGACGAGCCGATGTCGGCTCAGCTGTAG
- a CDS encoding 3-dehydroquinate synthase family protein: protein MDSHRIEFGQKVVPYYFGFDCNAQIAGLLSQELADFGSVAVLIDDEVYEHAEKLIANLGNDLRIIPVRVVTSEPGKSLVNVESIVDQLIERRVGRDSVVVAMGGGVLGNMAGLVAAMLFRGLPLVHLPTTPVAAFDAVISEKQAVNLKSGKNLFGAYLTPSLIACDLAWLETVEDREMLTGLAEMAKNVLAVMPDDIEGFLAAVDQRRASPDQALTNLLRIGVRAKAPFLAVDPRERKEAVLFEYGHTVGHAIEFASAGRISHGEAVAWGMLAAADVAREVCGLSAAEVETHHRLVDALSLTKTHLRTVAVATVKNLLTTDNKRGYLPLEQDEAAMVLLESLGRPAQAHGRPLIAVPRQTVNRAIDTLVAS from the coding sequence ATGGATTCGCACCGAATAGAATTCGGTCAGAAAGTCGTACCCTATTATTTTGGATTCGACTGCAATGCGCAGATCGCTGGTCTCCTGTCGCAGGAACTGGCCGACTTCGGGTCGGTCGCCGTCCTGATCGACGACGAAGTCTACGAGCACGCGGAGAAGTTGATCGCGAACCTTGGCAACGACCTGAGGATCATTCCGGTGCGGGTGGTGACCAGCGAGCCCGGCAAGTCCCTCGTCAACGTCGAGAGCATTGTCGATCAACTCATCGAGCGGAGGGTGGGCCGGGACTCCGTCGTGGTCGCGATGGGGGGCGGAGTGCTCGGTAACATGGCCGGGCTCGTGGCCGCGATGCTCTTCCGGGGACTCCCCCTGGTACACCTGCCCACAACGCCTGTCGCCGCCTTCGACGCCGTCATATCGGAGAAGCAGGCGGTCAATCTGAAGAGCGGCAAGAATCTCTTCGGGGCCTACCTCACGCCGTCGCTCATCGCCTGCGACCTCGCCTGGCTGGAGACGGTGGAAGACCGGGAGATGCTCACCGGGCTCGCCGAGATGGCGAAGAACGTGCTGGCCGTCATGCCCGACGACATCGAGGGCTTTCTCGCCGCCGTCGACCAGCGGCGCGCATCGCCGGATCAGGCCCTGACCAACCTGCTGCGCATCGGCGTCAGGGCCAAGGCGCCCTTCCTCGCCGTGGACCCCAGGGAGAGGAAGGAAGCCGTTCTCTTCGAGTACGGCCACACGGTCGGGCACGCCATCGAGTTCGCCTCCGCCGGACGTATCTCCCATGGTGAGGCTGTGGCTTGGGGCATGCTCGCCGCTGCCGACGTGGCGCGCGAGGTCTGCGGACTCTCCGCCGCGGAGGTCGAGACCCACCACCGGCTCGTCGATGCGTTGTCGCTCACCAAGACCCACTTGCGCACTGTGGCAGTGGCGACGGTCAAGAACCTCCTGACCACGGATAACAAGAGGGGCTACCTGCCGCTAGAACAGGACGAAGCGGCAATGGTGCTGTTGGAGTCTCTTGGGCGCCCTGCCCAGGCCCACGGCCGGCCTCTGATAGCTGTGCCCCGGCAGACGGTGAATCGGGCCATCGACACTCTCGTCGCCTCCTGA
- a CDS encoding ParB/RepB/Spo0J family partition protein, with amino-acid sequence MNHLYAGICVNDPAGGCVVKEGIPAWPVRNSGVAELEVEKVAIAALVTADSPRLAGENMEHARMLAQSEAELPPIIVHRASMKVIDGMHRLHAAIFRGGDEIDVKFFDGSEIDAFILAVESNVQHGLPLSLSDRTAAAGRIVMSHPEWSDRAIAGVAGLAAKTVAAIRRRSATGEDPQLHMRVGRDGKARPLNSAEGRRLASELIVEKPDASLREIAKAAGVSPGTVRDVRQRLQRNEDPVPPRQRRVEASAVQRKQAAVIAGADGAPGRDAAIRALMRDPQLRMSPEGRLLLRLFGAHVADTRSRQQLVKWIPSRWQHAVVAVAYSCSRDWYQFARQLETRGEATGDEGVLATALSETRRRP; translated from the coding sequence TTGAATCATCTGTACGCAGGCATTTGCGTGAACGATCCGGCAGGAGGATGTGTGGTGAAGGAAGGCATACCCGCGTGGCCTGTTCGTAACAGTGGCGTAGCGGAGTTGGAGGTCGAGAAGGTCGCCATCGCAGCGCTCGTTACGGCAGACTCTCCCCGCCTGGCGGGTGAGAATATGGAGCACGCCCGCATGCTTGCCCAGTCTGAAGCCGAATTGCCACCGATCATCGTGCATCGCGCGTCGATGAAAGTCATCGACGGGATGCATCGGCTGCATGCGGCAATTTTTCGGGGAGGGGATGAGATTGATGTCAAGTTCTTCGACGGCAGTGAAATCGACGCATTCATCCTCGCGGTGGAGTCCAATGTGCAGCACGGCCTACCGCTGTCTCTGTCGGACCGCACAGCTGCGGCAGGGCGCATCGTCATGTCCCATCCGGAATGGTCTGATCGTGCGATTGCCGGAGTGGCCGGGTTGGCGGCGAAGACCGTCGCCGCGATCCGTCGGCGGTCGGCAACTGGGGAAGATCCCCAGTTGCACATGCGGGTCGGGCGAGACGGGAAAGCGCGTCCCCTCAATAGCGCCGAGGGACGTAGGCTGGCGAGCGAGCTGATCGTGGAGAAACCCGACGCCTCTCTCCGGGAGATAGCCAAGGCTGCCGGGGTGTCGCCGGGTACCGTGCGTGACGTGCGCCAGCGCCTCCAGCGCAACGAGGATCCAGTTCCGCCCCGGCAGCGGCGGGTCGAGGCGAGTGCGGTGCAGAGGAAGCAGGCGGCGGTGATCGCAGGCGCCGACGGCGCGCCGGGTCGGGACGCGGCCATACGGGCGCTCATGAGGGATCCACAGCTTCGCATGTCCCCGGAAGGCCGGCTCCTGCTACGGCTCTTCGGTGCGCACGTCGCCGACACCCGGAGCCGGCAGCAGCTCGTCAAGTGGATTCCCAGTCGTTGGCAACACGCCGTCGTGGCGGTCGCCTACTCCTGTTCGCGGGACTGGTACCAGTTCGCCAGACAGCTGGAGACGCGCGGGGAAGCGACCGGCGACGAGGGTGTACTCGCCACGGCGCTCTCGGAGACTCGCAGGCGTCCTTAG
- a CDS encoding DegT/DnrJ/EryC1/StrS aminotransferase family protein, with product MTETLALTGGHPVTHRAWPQWPRPQQEADERLARTLASGRWALSGEWKGARSNEQDFAEQFAQYNDARHCVPTANGTSALVIALEALGVGAGDEVLIPGLTWVASASAVLNVNAVPVLVDIDPETLCIDPTAIEAAITPRTRAISVVHLYCSMADMDRITAIGRRHGLPILEDCAQAHGARWNGRRAGTLGSIGTFSMQQTKLLTAGEGGAAITDDPELADRLFQLRADGRRLATGPLAPRDMELVDNSSVMGNNYCLSEFGAALLIDQLGTLDAEHERRAGNAALLTRNLEEIPGVRPIRPAAAVTQPTYYHYAIRLDLEEFAGKPLLAVCRALRAELGYPVQPSYAPLNHNPLYRPHTKRRYHLSDEHMKRIDPGSYKLPEAQRAHEEVLTLHHPFLLADEEVVADVAHAVAKVRTLASRIPD from the coding sequence ATGACGGAGACACTCGCACTCACGGGCGGGCATCCGGTCACCCACCGCGCGTGGCCCCAATGGCCGCGCCCGCAGCAGGAGGCGGACGAGCGGCTCGCCCGCACCCTCGCATCGGGTCGCTGGGCCCTGTCCGGCGAGTGGAAGGGTGCACGTTCCAATGAGCAGGATTTTGCCGAGCAGTTCGCCCAGTACAACGACGCTCGGCACTGCGTCCCCACGGCCAACGGCACCAGCGCCCTCGTCATCGCCCTGGAGGCATTGGGCGTCGGGGCCGGCGACGAGGTGCTAATACCCGGACTGACCTGGGTCGCCTCGGCCTCCGCGGTGCTCAACGTGAACGCGGTTCCCGTGCTCGTCGACATCGATCCCGAAACGCTCTGCATCGACCCCACGGCGATCGAGGCGGCCATCACGCCCCGCACGCGTGCCATCTCGGTCGTGCACCTGTACTGCTCTATGGCGGACATGGACCGCATCACCGCCATCGGCCGCCGGCACGGCCTGCCGATCCTGGAGGACTGCGCACAGGCGCACGGTGCCCGCTGGAACGGCAGGCGCGCGGGCACCCTCGGCAGCATCGGCACTTTCAGCATGCAACAGACCAAACTGCTGACGGCCGGCGAAGGCGGTGCCGCGATCACCGACGACCCCGAGCTGGCCGACCGACTGTTCCAGCTCAGGGCCGACGGCCGACGCCTGGCCACCGGACCGCTGGCACCGCGTGACATGGAACTCGTGGACAACTCCAGTGTGATGGGCAACAACTACTGCCTCTCCGAGTTCGGCGCCGCACTCCTGATCGATCAACTCGGGACATTGGATGCCGAACACGAGCGGCGGGCGGGCAACGCCGCCCTGCTGACCCGCAATCTGGAAGAGATCCCCGGGGTCAGGCCGATCCGCCCGGCAGCGGCGGTAACCCAGCCCACGTACTACCACTACGCAATCCGCCTCGACCTGGAGGAGTTCGCGGGTAAGCCGCTCCTTGCGGTGTGCCGGGCCCTGCGTGCCGAGCTCGGCTACCCGGTTCAGCCGAGCTATGCCCCGCTCAACCACAACCCTCTCTACCGACCGCACACCAAGCGCCGCTACCACCTGAGCGACGAGCACATGAAGCGTATCGACCCCGGCTCGTACAAGCTGCCCGAGGCGCAGCGTGCGCACGAAGAAGTCCTCACGCTGCACCATCCATTCCTCCTCGCGGACGAGGAAGTGGTGGCGGACGTGGCGCACGCGGTCGCCAAGGTCCGCACCCTCGCTTCCCGGATCCCGGACTGA
- a CDS encoding aminoglycoside phosphotransferase family protein yields the protein MTSIQLIVLDATGSRRLEFSSGLPIVEVKDGVSAAPEVLAEAMGQELGITGTILRVLGRNLLEVQLTGSDRVDKATLDWRPVADDPGHRLWWQRPGWMELLSGPLDSALADRGIRRTGPPVQVRYTSVTGLFQLPTNQGTLWLKTGPLLFAHEPAVISWVADTGVAAVPEVVVQGPGWWVARTFLEPLSTPVGDPLRSMAKVQLASVDRTAELIQRGCPDLPLERLPDDVADLAARRNLLTADESARLRAVLPALRSLCAQVGALGFPPALVHADLHPQNVQWTRDGWLLFDWTDSCVTHPFVELAMPLSYDTPAVRRTRAAAYAADWRRIMPADAVASALRAAPVIGAAHLAVSYRRILESIQHRPGDLPSSDDMVPWFKDWVHTLARSL from the coding sequence ATGACCTCCATTCAACTCATAGTTCTGGATGCCACCGGAAGCCGTCGACTGGAGTTTTCCAGCGGGCTTCCGATCGTCGAGGTGAAGGATGGTGTCAGCGCGGCACCCGAGGTTCTCGCAGAGGCGATGGGGCAGGAGCTGGGCATTACCGGCACGATCCTGCGAGTTCTGGGACGGAATCTTCTGGAAGTCCAGCTGACCGGCTCGGATCGTGTCGACAAGGCCACCCTCGACTGGCGGCCGGTGGCAGACGATCCTGGTCACCGCCTGTGGTGGCAGCGGCCGGGGTGGATGGAGCTGCTGTCCGGCCCCCTCGACTCCGCACTCGCGGACCGCGGGATCCGGCGCACCGGCCCGCCGGTCCAGGTGCGGTACACCAGTGTGACGGGTCTGTTCCAGCTCCCAACAAACCAGGGGACGCTGTGGCTCAAGACCGGGCCGCTTCTCTTCGCGCATGAGCCGGCGGTCATCTCCTGGGTGGCGGACACCGGGGTCGCGGCCGTTCCGGAGGTCGTTGTCCAGGGGCCGGGCTGGTGGGTGGCGCGGACCTTTCTCGAACCCCTGTCAACACCCGTAGGTGATCCCCTGCGGAGCATGGCCAAGGTCCAGCTCGCCTCGGTCGACCGCACCGCCGAACTTATCCAGCGCGGCTGTCCCGACCTCCCCCTGGAGCGCCTCCCGGACGACGTGGCCGACCTGGCCGCGCGGCGAAACCTGCTGACGGCCGACGAGAGCGCACGGCTCCGGGCCGTACTGCCGGCCTTGCGGAGCCTGTGCGCGCAGGTCGGTGCACTCGGCTTTCCACCGGCCCTGGTGCACGCGGACCTTCACCCTCAGAACGTGCAGTGGACGCGGGACGGCTGGCTGCTGTTCGACTGGACGGACTCGTGTGTGACCCACCCGTTCGTCGAACTGGCGATGCCGCTGAGCTACGACACCCCGGCCGTCCGCCGCACCCGGGCCGCAGCCTACGCCGCGGACTGGCGCCGCATCATGCCGGCCGACGCCGTGGCAAGCGCGCTGCGGGCCGCACCCGTCATCGGGGCCGCCCATCTGGCGGTCAGCTATCGTCGCATTCTGGAGAGCATTCAGCACCGCCCCGGCGACCTGCCGAGCAGCGACGACATGGTTCCTTGGTTCAAGGACTGGGTCCACACACTCGCCCGGTCGCTGTGA
- a CDS encoding inosamine-phosphate amidinotransferase 1: MSLVDVHNEWDPLEEVVVGTMRGARVPAPDTSLYGVEFSTLASAADIPSGPYSQQVVEETEIELDLLAQELGKLGVAVRRPEPRDLSARISTPDWETEGFYDYCPRDGLLTVGNTIIETPMVLRARLLESLAYKKMFTEYFTSGARWIAAPRPRLLDDMYDVSAPTGQRLGNLEPAFDAANILRFGTDILYLVSDSGNELGWQWLQSTLGDTYKVHPCRGLYASTHVDSTIVPLRPGLVLVNPARVNDSNMPEFLKGWERLRSPELADVGYVGSHPRASVWIGMNLLVVRPGLAVVDDRQPELIRMLERHGVDVVPLRLTHARTLGGGFHCVTLDVRRTGTLETYS, from the coding sequence ATGAGCTTGGTCGATGTACACAACGAGTGGGACCCGCTGGAGGAAGTCGTCGTCGGCACGATGCGCGGCGCGCGAGTCCCCGCTCCGGACACCAGCCTGTACGGGGTGGAGTTCTCCACGCTGGCTTCCGCTGCGGACATCCCCTCCGGCCCCTACTCGCAGCAGGTGGTCGAGGAGACCGAAATCGAACTCGACCTGCTTGCACAAGAGTTGGGTAAACTTGGGGTGGCCGTGAGGCGCCCCGAGCCCCGGGACCTCTCGGCGCGGATCAGCACACCTGACTGGGAGACCGAGGGGTTCTACGATTACTGCCCGCGCGATGGCCTGCTGACGGTCGGCAACACCATTATCGAGACGCCGATGGTGCTGCGCGCCCGGCTCCTCGAATCGCTCGCCTACAAGAAGATGTTCACGGAGTACTTCACCAGCGGGGCTCGTTGGATCGCGGCACCCCGCCCGAGGCTGCTGGACGACATGTACGACGTGTCGGCACCCACGGGGCAGCGCCTGGGCAACCTCGAACCGGCATTCGATGCGGCGAACATCCTGAGATTCGGGACCGACATCCTGTATCTGGTCTCGGATAGCGGCAACGAACTGGGCTGGCAGTGGCTGCAGTCCACGCTGGGGGACACTTACAAGGTGCACCCCTGCCGGGGCCTGTACGCCTCCACGCATGTCGACTCGACCATCGTGCCGCTGCGCCCGGGGCTCGTCCTGGTCAACCCTGCGCGGGTCAACGACTCCAACATGCCGGAGTTCCTCAAGGGCTGGGAACGGCTGCGCAGCCCCGAACTGGCCGATGTCGGGTACGTGGGTTCTCACCCGAGGGCCTCGGTATGGATCGGTATGAACCTGCTGGTGGTCCGTCCCGGGCTGGCGGTCGTCGACGACCGCCAGCCCGAGCTCATCCGCATGCTGGAGCGTCACGGCGTGGACGTGGTGCCGCTTCGGCTGACGCACGCCAGAACCCTTGGTGGTGGCTTCCACTGTGTGACACTCGACGTCCGCAGGACGGGAACGCTGGAAACCTACAGCTGA